The Plasmodium knowlesi strain H genome assembly, chromosome: 12 sequence AGGGGCGCTAACAATTGGTCAGGTTTcgtaaaagagaaaaaaaaaaacaccccaCAAAAAGGGTGGTCAAATTGGTTGTTCTGTTTTGTTTGTATGTACACGTGCGGGAGCAAACTGGTGGAAAATAACGTCGCGGAGAATAACTGCATGGGAAAAAATCGCGCAGAAGTAAAACAGTTGCCGCGACGCATAATGTGCCCGCGTGAGGAACTTCCAATAGTTATCCCATTTCTTCCCGCGCGGGTCTTAACGCAACGAAACAAATTTGAGGCTAATGAAAAGACATAGGGTTGGGGGCAGGAGGCAGGGGGGactcaaaaaaggaacgtaaaaaaaaaaaaaaaagagggagatCAAATACGGCAGTCTAAAAGATTGGTGTCAATGGATGTGGATAATGAAAATGGGTCATCTAGCCGTAAGTGCCCTTGTGCGTGTCCGCCAACTTCCCCTGGAAAAACTACACAAATGTCTCCTTCAAAGTTTGGAAAAGGTTGAACTTGGTTTTCTCCTTCGATACGACGATGCATTTTCCCTCCTGCAGTTGTCTCTCCGGCGTTTGGACGCGGATGTAAAATTTTATGCTACTTGTTATGATAAAAgctgtttaaaaaaaataaataaaaaaatatatatatatatatgaccAGGCAAGGTGATTTTATCTACATgtatgcgtgtgtgtgtgtgtgtcagGGGTAGGGGGATGCCCTTTACCAAATAGACGCAAAAACTCCAAACATGGCGTTGCATGTAAGACTTACTCGTTATGTTGAAAACGATCAATTGGTTAAAAAAGACGTAGTTGGCATTACCCGTGTTTTTGCGCAACCACAAATTTGTTGTGACAAAGAAGAGCCCCAAATTTCCCAGCATTATGATTATcttgaaatggaaaaaaaaaaaaaaaaaaaaaaaaaaaaaaaaaaaaaaaatatgaccaGGTAAGGTGATATTTATAAAGTCATGGCTAACATAAAACAGGGCTCTCCTAAATAATCTGACTACGTAAAGttgggggggaaggagaacaaTTTCCCCTTGTGTGTATATCTGTACGCACATATTCTGATGAGAAATTTTCGCAAGAGCGAAGCTTACCAGTTTGATGAAGGGGATGGCATAAACTGTCCTTTTGTAATCAATTACGAGCAGCAGCTGAacggaggaaggaaatgtaGTGATATATGGACAGAGATGGTTCGTTTAGGAGGAGTGTTCAAAGATTGGGGGTTATTAAAGGCATCACCCCCAGGTTAAGAAAATACAAGTGTGTGTAGGGGGGGATGAAATATGGGGACACAACTGCTAAACGGGCATGTCACGAAAAAGCATACCAAAGAAAATACAATGTCGTTCACCGTTATGTTGGGATGAAAAACTAAAGCAATCTGCAAGGGTGAAAATGTGGGGGAGcctatgtatgtatgtctgTCTGtctgtatgtgtgtgtttgtgtaGTGACTAGCGCAGAGGTAGAAATgtgcatgtaaaaaaaaaaaaaaaaaaaaaacgcatttCTTACAGAAATCAtgatttttaaataaatcaGTGGTGTCTTCACCAGTCGGAAGAGGAGAGGGAGGGGGTAGAAAAATACGTGGAACTGCAtcagaggggggggaggggaagttAAGGTAATGTTGGCAACATCCTTTAAAGTCGTGCTATAAACAAAATACTGGACATGGGTCAGGCGATTGCACACTGTGTTCAGATAACGCGTGTTGTTGTTTACAtggaagaggaataaaaaggaatggtAATAGTCCCGGAAGGTCTGAGGAGGGGAAGGGGGTGTGCAGTTACTTGCTGTATCGgatgttttttcccttacaAAATTGAAGTCAAACGAtctaagcaaaaaaaaaaaaaaaaacatacaagCGGTTAACGAATGAAGCCACAAAATCAGCGAAAGGAATTACCGTGGAGAAGAGGTACCAATAATTCCCCAAATTGGGAAGTAGGAAGAGGACCTTGTATTCGTTAATTAGTGTGTTGTTTAGGAAAGACTgcaggagggggggggggaggagtgaAGGGATGAATGTTGCTGTGCGAAATGGTGATGGAGACAACTGCGTGGGTATATTTTGGGAGACTTACAAAAGATCCTGAATTGACGTAGGCAGAGGCGAGAAGGAGGAGGGCATAGAGAGCTAGAGTGGCGATGAGCAAAGCCAAATTTTGCAGAAGGATCAGAAGCATATGTAGGAAGTTAAGTGGAACCTTAAGTTTGTACTTGTACATTATCCCCTGGTGGATGTAAATCAAAAGGTGATTTACACCAATGAGAACAAGGATAAAGTGAAAGGATGTGATGTAGAGAAGCATGGCATTTACAAAGAGGATTGCAATAAGGTTTGGTGTAGACGATTGGGGGGGCGAGGCTTCGCTTCTGATTCTTCTAAgggttaaataaaaagatgTAGTTATTAGGAGGAGCTTAAAATTATCAAACGAGAGGAAACTGTTGGATAGGATCGTGAGGGGATTGTTCAGGTAAATATTCATAAGCAGAATTGGGTCTATCAGGTTCCACTGTGCGTCTCTGGTGTCTTCATTAACATAGCGGAAGTAGACTTCCCATCTTGCCAAGCGTTGCGTTATTAGGAATAGGAGCACGCCTATAAGTAGGTCGACTGCGcagatgaggaggaagaaacgtAATTCAGGTCTATTCAACGAGAAAGGTTCTACCCCTCGGGACGTAGCACCTTCACCACTTCTACCGTTCCTATTCCCTTTTGTGATCCCACTTTTAATAGGAATCTCCCGAAAAAGCACAAACTGCAACGCTTTAAGAAGGAGAGGGTTAATTCGCACAGTGAGTGAGGAATACACATCTGCAGAGAGGCGTCCCAAAATATCACTTTCATAGATGTACTTTAAATTATATAAATCTGAATTGAATGAATAATGCATGGAATCATTTTTTAGTAAaaactgttttatttttccatttcttttgttcctttgaaaatattcttgCAGATCCTTTGtactgttcatttgttcggAGTTGAAATAATGTATCCTCTCTGTTGGCTGGGATAGATGTCCTCTTTTGTGGAGAGCTCCATGTTGGttattcccttccctttcaagAGCTATTAACTGGTCAATGTATTTGTATTCACTTCCTTGTAGAATGTGTATGACATAGAAGGTTGTTATTCTCACGATGAAGAAGCAAAGGACCGTTGTAGCTAAATGCCAGTACCTGGACTTGTGCGCACCTTTCGCGGGTGTAGATCCTCTGCGGTGGTTCatcatataaaaaaggggatgggggcacaaaggaaaaagaaaaaaaaaaaaaaaaaaaaaaaagaagaaaaaaaaaatggaaaggggaTACAGACGAGAGTTCTTTCCAAATGTGTTATCAGGTGAAGGTGTACaagtggaaagaaaatataattttattttcccccttttttttaggtACAAAATATATAGGGGGTGCTATGGCACTTGGAATagggttaaaaagaaaaaggtttttttttttttttttttttctttgcagtGTTTCGGCGTAGGCGTTACTAGGGGAAAAGGTAACGCACCTTTGAtcgatttcttttttttttttttttttttttttttttttcccctcctaaTACGTTTCTTATAAGGAAGAGTCGTCCAAAGtatctccaaaaaaaaaaaaaaaaaaaaaaaaaaaaaaaaaaaaatgagtcaACAAGGGTGACAACAGTTATAGGCGACATGTGCTACACGGAATAGAGCAAGAAGATTTGTGAAGGTGTGGGAAAGTTGCTATTCAGTGAGAAGCGCCCGCGGAACACTGGCTGCGTGGGAGCAGTGACGAaccttttttcctacacCGCAAGTTTCCAAGGGACCATATTTACCGGATTAAGCGGAGCAACCTGTTTGGCGAGTCGCTCTCATAGAAAtaactgaagaaaaaaaagggggagcgGCAGGCTAAATAAGGATGCAGTGGCCGGGAAGAGGCATATCACCGTTATAGAATTTAGCCCCGCCCATTGTTGTGTACTCCACTCCATAGTGAAAGGATTCACACATGCTTTACCCTACAATACGTGTATAGGTGTTGTAGGAAGTTCTTGTTAAACGTTTGGAGACGACTGGATTCATTTCTTCGTCTTTCCCACCCACTCCCcccacatacacacacaccgAGATGATAAGCGCAAAGGGAAACCTTCGGGTGGTGCTTCCGGGGGGTGGTCTCCCATCGTTGGTACGTTCGGGAAGTCGGGTGGTAGACATATTGGGAAGTAGCCATCACGGTGGAAGGGGTAATTATAACATCAACATTCAGGGGAGGAGAGGAAAGGCATTCTTCCTCCCACGGAGACACTTCGCCATAGGAGTTTTcgaaaggaagaagccaCATATGAATATAGGAACTATAGGGCATGTGGACCATGGAAAGACGACACTCACAGCTGCCATAACAAAAGTATGCGCAAGTTTAAAGAGAGCGACATTCAAATCGTATGAAGAAATAGATAAAACACCAGAAGAGCAAAAGAGAGGAATCACCATCAATGCAACCCATGTAGAATacgaaacagaaaaaagacaCTACAGCCATATAGATTGCCCAGGGCATTTAGATTATGTGAAGAATATGATTACGGGTACATCACAGATGGATGGATCCATCCTAGTCGTTTCTGCTTATGATGGCTTAATGCCACAGACGAAGGAGCATGTCTTATTATCAAGACAGataggaatagaaaagatgATTGTTTATTTGAATAAAATAGATATGTGTGAAGATAAGGAGCTAGTGGATTTGGTTGAGTTAGAAATAAGAGAACTACTCTCCTTTCATAAATACGATGGGGACAATATCCCCTTCATCAAAGGTTCAGCTCTTAAAGCATTAAACGATGATCAGTCTGAATATGGAGTTCCTTCCATCTTGAAACTACTAGATGCTTGCGACAATTATATTGATGAacccaaaagaaaaatggatcTACCTTTTCTCATGAGCATTGATGATGTTCTGCAAATATCAGGAAAAGGAACTGTCGCAACGGGGAGAGTAGAACAAGGAACATTGAAGCTGAATGATTCTGTTGAAATCATGGGAATCAAGGAGAAGCCAATAAAAACTGTTGTCACAGGAATTGAAATGTTTAGGAAAACGCTAGATGCAGCTCAAGCGGGCGACCAAATTGGAGTGAtgttgaaaaatgtaaaaagaaaCGACTTAACCAGAGGGATGGTAATTACTAAAGTACCAAATCTTAAGACATACAAATCCTTCGAAAGTGATGTATacgttttgaaaaatgaggaaggagGTAGGAAGAATCCATTTTCGTCTTACTACAGACCCCAGGCATACATACGAACAGCAGATGTAAACTGCGCTGTCATTCTCAATGAAGATACGCAGGTTGCCAATCCAGGGGATAACATCAAGTGTACAATTGAGCTCATGTACCCTTTGGCTCTGACTAGCGGGCTCCGCTTTTCTCTTCGTGAAGGGGGCAAGACAGTCGCCTCCGGTATCATAACGAAGGTCATCTAAAGGGAGAAACACCTTTATATAGGAGGATGCcaccttttccttaccttctttacgataacttttttttttttttttttaaatgttaaTTGGGGGATTTCACTCCCCCCCCAtcccccttccccctttgtgACGATTACTTGTTTTTATATGATAAGTGGAGGTTGCACTTCCTCACTCGTACGAGCAGGCTTAGTTGTATGCAAAACTGGAGAGCTTTAACCATACGTGGTGTTGTACTACTTCACGTGTGAAAAGTTAATTCCTCAACCAAATGGTGAGAGAAAGCACAGTTTGAGGAGGTCGTCATCATGTTGCCACTCCCTTGGCACTGTGCTTGTCATGGTTGGCTCCTCCCTCAAATGAAAAGTCGAGACAGATCATGCATGCGGTACTTCTCCCCCGTGACGGGGCACTCGAACATATCTTCCGACTTAACGAACAGGGAGATGGCTTTTTCGGAAAAAACGTGTCCCGCAGGGGTGGTGAAGGGCGGATTCTTCTCGTCCATCACTTCACTGGTGTAGGGACAAACAAAGAAGCTCTTGGTTTTCTGTATATGTGGAACCTCCTTAATAGTGTGCTTAAGTTCATTGATACACGTAGGGCATTTAGTAgatttgttctttccacACTGCTCCGTTTTGACGACCGAAATTCCAGCTTTCAGTAGCAGTTCTAACAGAGGCTTGTTCAGGACACCCGTTATTTCTGAATAGACATGTTGGAAGGATTTTATAACTTTACTCCATCTTCTCCGATTGAATCGGCGTAATGCATCTGTGGAGTGTCTCTTCTCGTTGGATCCGTAGAGCCCAATGTATGTCACGAGGAACTTGATATCAGGGGAAATCTGCTCATCCGGTTTAgaaactgttttttttatatattcaaTGGCTTCAAGAAATTTGTTTTCAGAAATTACACTAATAACAAATTGTAGATGCAACTCTGCTTCTACATTCGAatcgattttttttaactgagACTTGTATTTTTGGCACCACTCTAGTGCCGGCTTGATGTTGTAATTTTTGAGCTCACTTATTATGTCTAGATATTCTTTGTACACATCTGCAtctgaataatttttcaatttgtacctttttgaaaatatttggaCCGTATCAAAAAAACCGTATCTAGATAAGTACCCGTCGACTAGCCAATTAATTCTATTCTCATACATTTCGAAGCGAAAATCATGCTTCAAATTTTCTAACTGGATATCTCCCtcaaaataaatgtatttcAATCGACTAGCCAAACGGTTAACATATTTATTCAAAAGCATCTTTGATTCCAGCACTTTGCTCCGTAATGATTCCATTTTCTCGATAATAGTATTTAGCTTGTTCAGATAAACCTCGTCCGTTAAGTTCAGTAACTTCTTCTCTATGAACAACGTGATGATGGTGAAGTTCTTTTCTAGCTCCCTTTGAATATTTCGGAAAGAGTTCAGGATACACTTCAACGGGATCTGTATGAATGACTTGTCTATTGCGTTCAGGGACAACTTCTTGGAAAAATCGTCTTGGGTTCCCTCAGACAACGGGGTTAGGGGCGGAGACTCCATCACCGGAGGAGGCTGTCCTGGTAGCTCTTGCTCTGGAGATGGTTCACCTCTTTGGCGCGCCTGTTGTGCCTGTCTCTCCGCCTCCTCGTCGCACTTCAACATCTGCCGCCTCATTTCCTCCCTCTTGCACTTTCCCTGCTCCCGCTTCGGCGTAGGCGCGTACACCTCGGCCACCTCGTTGTACAGGCTGTCCTCATCCACTGACAGATAACTCACGTTAGACCACGTATCCACATCGCAGTTGCTATCGGAATCATCGCACTTATCACGATTGATCATAGTATCATTGTGGAGGGTACTTTTCCCGATGTTGtttgtttctccttcatgTGTTACTTCTCCTTTATATTGCGTAGCCCCCTTGGAGCAGTCGCCACTACCCTGTGCAACTACGGTTCCTGCGGCACAATTACCATTGCCCTCATTGTGTACGTTCTTCTGCATAaacgtgtttttttttcctccctcctCAACTCCCCGATCTGACTGACCCAAGGAACACACCCCACTTAACATCATAATGGCCTTCGATGCATCATCAACGAGGGCCACATCTTTATCTATTTTCTCTTCTACAATTTTGAACACCTCGTCTATGTTATCCTTCTTACCGATGGAGTGACTttggttacttcctgttgaGACTCCACATCTCTCTTCCGTCTCTTCTTCAGGAGCATCTTCTTCCACATTCTCCTCTGCAAGCATGCCCTCCACAGGGGGGGTACTTAATGCCTGATTGGGCTTCTCTTCCATCAGCAGATCTTGAAAATggatatgtatacatatcgGAAAAGATGACTCACCGGACTTAGTCGTGGTGAtgatgcatatgtatactgGAGAATCTGTTTCTCTTGGCCACCTCGGGAAGACCACCCCCTTGTGCCACCACCCCCCCTTAGAGATTAagctttccccttttctgcgGGGGACaatctttttctctttttcagtGTAGTTGATGGTTTGCTCAAACGAATGCGGTCATATTGAAGTCTTTGGTTCTTTGTcacttgtattttttttttttttttttttttcctctaaaGGAAAAAGCTCTTCCCCTCCTATTTTGAATACAGAGCACTGTCAAAGGAGGGGAGGGTCATACAAAGAGTTGGAAGAAACAAAGGTGTGGAAAAGGAACTATGTTTTTGCGTGCacaacttcttccttcaccctTCGGTGTTATGTGCACTGTGGAAGGCTAGACGATATTCACTTGTGTTGATCTATTTGCCCATGCCCATGCCGATCGGGGTCCGTTGCCTCGACAATTCCCAATCGGCATCGCCACATTTGATGTAAAGTTAAACGTGTGCGAAGGCTCCCCTGGACTCATTCACCGTTGCACAGCCAGCACGCGAAGGTACCTTGccgcacacacaaaaaaaaaaaaaaaaaaaacagaaaagaaaggaaaggaaaagccTACCAAGTTAAATGATAAGGGAATATCTCCAAATGGtatattccttttattaaaaaaagagttcCTCTTATgcagtgttttttttttttttttttttttttttttttttcccatttgtacatttttaccaGACGCCCACTGATCAATTCGTCGGTGTGTGCCAAGCGAAACTAAAATTCAAATGACAGCTCCTCACCTACTCATGTCCCCTCCACCACAAAATTGATATTCAcgatgtgtgtgtgtgtgtgtggagaAAATACCGGTCCGTTTTCCTTTCAATATTTAAAAGGGAACAG is a genomic window containing:
- a CDS encoding GPI transamidase subunit PIG-U, putative, whose product is MMNHRRGSTPAKGAHKSRYWHLATTVLCFFIVRITTFYVIHILQGSEYKYIDQLIALEREGNNQHGALHKRGHLSQPTERIHYFNSEQMNSTKDLQEYFQRNKRNGKIKQFLLKNDSMHYSFNSDLYNLKYIYESDILGRLSADVYSSLTVRINPLLLKALQFVLFREIPIKSGITKGNRNGRSGEGATSRGVEPFSLNRPELRFFLLICAVDLLIGVLLFLITQRLARWEVYFRYVNEDTRDAQWNLIDPILLMNIYLNNPLTILSNSFLSFDNFKLLLITTSFYLTLRRIRSEASPPQSSTPNLIAILFVNAMLLYITSFHFILVLIGVNHLLIYIHQGIMYKYKLKVPLNFLHMLLILLQNLALLIATLALYALLLLASAYVNSGSFSFLNNTLINEYKVLFLLPNLGNYWYLFSTTFRDYYHSFLFLFHFHVFFYPLPLLFRLVKTPLIYLKIMISIALVFHPNITVNDIVFSLLLLVIDYKRTVYAIPFIKLIIIMLGNLGLFFVTTNLWLRKNTGNANYVFFNQLIVFNITTFIITSSIKFYIRVQTPERQLQEGKCIVVSKEKTKFNLFQTLKETFV
- a CDS encoding elongation factor Tu, putative, whose translation is MISAKGNLRVVLPGGGLPSLVRSGSRVVDILGSSHHGGRGNYNINIQGRRGKAFFLPRRHFAIGVFERKKPHMNIGTIGHVDHGKTTLTAAITKVCASLKRATFKSYEEIDKTPEEQKRGITINATHVEYETEKRHYSHIDCPGHLDYVKNMITGTSQMDGSILVVSAYDGLMPQTKEHVLLSRQIGIEKMIVYLNKIDMCEDKELVDLVELEIRELLSFHKYDGDNIPFIKGSALKALNDDQSEYGVPSILKLLDACDNYIDEPKRKMDLPFLMSIDDVLQISGKGTVATGRVEQGTLKLNDSVEIMGIKEKPIKTVVTGIEMFRKTLDAAQAGDQIGVMLKNVKRNDLTRGMVITKVPNLKTYKSFESDVYVLKNEEGGRKNPFSSYYRPQAYIRTADVNCAVILNEDTQVANPGDNIKCTIELMYPLALTSGLRFSLREGGKTVASGIITKVI
- a CDS encoding CTLH domain-containing protein, putative; this translates as MEEKPNQALSTPPVEGMLAEENVEEDAPEEETEERCGVSTGSNQSHSIGKKDNIDEVFKIVEEKIDKDVALVDDASKAIMMLSGVCSLGQSDRGVEEGGKKNTFMQKNVHNEGNGNCAAGTVVAQGSGDCSKGATQYKGEVTHEGETNNIGKSTLHNDTMINRDKCDDSDSNCDVDTWSNVSYLSVDEDSLYNEVAEVYAPTPKREQGKCKREEMRRQMLKCDEEAERQAQQARQRGEPSPEQELPGQPPPVMESPPLTPLSEGTQDDFSKKLSLNAIDKSFIQIPLKCILNSFRNIQRELEKNFTIITLFIEKKLLNLTDEVYLNKLNTIIEKMESLRSKVLESKMLLNKYVNRLASRLKYIYFEGDIQLENLKHDFRFEMYENRINWLVDGYLSRYGFFDTVQIFSKRYKLKNYSDADVYKEYLDIISELKNYNIKPALEWCQKYKSQLKKIDSNVEAELHLQFVISVISENKFLEAIEYIKKTVSKPDEQISPDIKFLVTYIGLYGSNEKRHSTDALRRFNRRRWSKVIKSFQHVYSEITGVLNKPLLELLLKAGISVVKTEQCGKNKSTKCPTCINELKHTIKEVPHIQKTKSFFVCPYTSEVMDEKNPPFTTPAGHVFSEKAISLFVKSEDMFECPVTGEKYRMHDLSRLFI